In one Streptomyces sp. NBC_00597 genomic region, the following are encoded:
- the gcvP gene encoding aminomethyl-transferring glycine dehydrogenase → MTANRIPLSQLERGIPFEQRHIGPDAEAQAKMLAHVGYGSLDELTAAAVPDVIKSAEALNLPEARTEAEVLAELRSLADRNQVLTSMIGLGYYGTFTPPVILRNVMENPAWYTAYTPYQPEISQGRLEALLNFQTVVADLTGLPTSGASLLDEGTAAAEAMTLARRVGKSKGNVFLVDADALPQTIAVIETRAEPIGIEVVVADLSEGIPAEVAERGVYGVLLQYPGASGAVRDIKPVIDQAHGLGAIVAVSADLLALTLLTSPGALGADIAVGTTQRFGVPMGFGGPHAGYMAVQDKHARSLPGRLVGVSVDADGNKAYRLALQTREQHIRREKATSNICTAQVLLAVMAGMYAVYHGPDGLRTIARRTHRYASLLAAGLTAGGVELVHGSYFDTVTARVPGKAAEVVAAAREGGVNLFQVDADHVSVSCDETTLRADIEAVWAAFGVDGSAADIEALDETTADALPEALLRSDDYLAHPVFHQHRSETAMLRYLRKLADKDYALDRGMIPLGSCTMKLNATTEMEPVTWPEFGQLHPFAPVGQAEGYLTLITELEERLCEVTGYDKVSIQPNAGSQGELAGLLAVRAYHRANGDEQRTVCLIPSSAHGTNAASAVMAGMKVVVVKTADDGEVDAADLRAKIEQYRDELAVLMITYPSTHGVFEEHVADICAQVHDAGGQVYVDGANLNALVGLAKPGHFGGDVSHLNLHKTFCIPHGGGGPGVGPVGVRAHLAPYLPNHPLQPTAGPETGVGPISAAPWGSAGILPISWSYVRLMGGEGLKRATQVAVLGANYIAKRLEPHYPVLYTGPGNLVAHECIIDLRPLSKATGVSVDDIAKRLIDYGFHAPTMSFPVAGTLMIEPTESEDLAEIDRFCDAMIAIRGEIDRVAGGEWPVEDNPLANSPHTAAALGGEWNHPYSRDEAVFPGGVTASEKYWPPVRRIDGAFGDRNLVCSCPPLDEYDN, encoded by the coding sequence ATGACCGCCAACCGCATTCCGCTCTCCCAGCTGGAGCGAGGGATCCCCTTCGAGCAGCGCCACATCGGCCCGGACGCCGAGGCGCAGGCGAAGATGCTCGCCCACGTGGGCTACGGCTCGCTGGACGAACTGACCGCCGCCGCGGTACCAGATGTGATCAAGAGCGCCGAGGCGCTGAACCTGCCCGAGGCGCGGACCGAGGCCGAGGTACTGGCCGAGCTGCGTTCGCTCGCCGACCGCAACCAGGTCCTGACGTCGATGATCGGTCTCGGCTACTACGGGACCTTCACCCCGCCGGTGATCCTGCGCAACGTCATGGAGAACCCGGCCTGGTACACGGCGTACACGCCCTACCAGCCCGAAATCTCGCAGGGCCGCCTTGAGGCGCTCCTCAACTTCCAGACCGTCGTCGCGGACCTCACCGGCCTGCCGACCTCCGGCGCCTCCCTGCTCGACGAGGGCACCGCGGCCGCCGAGGCCATGACGCTGGCCCGCCGCGTCGGCAAGTCCAAGGGCAACGTCTTCCTCGTCGACGCCGACGCGCTGCCCCAGACCATCGCCGTGATCGAGACCCGCGCCGAGCCGATCGGCATCGAGGTCGTCGTCGCCGACCTGTCCGAGGGCATCCCGGCCGAGGTCGCCGAGCGCGGCGTCTACGGTGTGCTCCTCCAGTACCCGGGCGCCTCCGGTGCCGTACGGGACATCAAGCCGGTCATCGACCAGGCGCACGGCCTGGGCGCGATCGTCGCCGTCTCCGCCGACCTGCTCGCCCTGACCCTGCTGACCTCCCCGGGCGCGCTCGGCGCCGACATCGCCGTCGGCACCACCCAGCGCTTCGGCGTCCCGATGGGCTTCGGCGGCCCGCACGCCGGCTACATGGCCGTCCAGGACAAGCACGCCCGCTCGCTGCCCGGCCGCCTCGTCGGCGTCTCCGTGGACGCGGACGGCAACAAGGCGTACCGCCTGGCGCTGCAGACCCGTGAGCAGCACATCCGCCGCGAGAAGGCCACCAGCAACATCTGCACCGCGCAGGTGCTGCTGGCCGTCATGGCCGGCATGTACGCCGTCTACCACGGTCCGGACGGCCTGCGGACGATCGCCCGCCGTACGCACCGCTACGCGTCCCTGCTCGCGGCCGGTCTGACGGCCGGCGGGGTCGAGCTGGTGCACGGCTCGTACTTCGACACCGTCACCGCCCGGGTGCCCGGCAAGGCCGCCGAGGTCGTGGCCGCCGCGCGCGAGGGCGGGGTCAACCTGTTCCAGGTCGACGCCGACCACGTCTCCGTCTCCTGCGACGAGACGACGCTGCGCGCCGACATCGAGGCCGTCTGGGCCGCCTTCGGCGTCGACGGCTCCGCCGCGGACATCGAGGCCCTCGACGAGACCACGGCCGACGCGCTGCCCGAGGCCCTGCTGCGCTCGGACGACTACCTGGCGCACCCGGTGTTCCACCAGCACCGCAGCGAGACCGCGATGCTGCGCTACCTGCGCAAGCTGGCGGACAAGGACTACGCGCTGGACCGCGGCATGATCCCGCTGGGCTCCTGCACCATGAAGCTCAACGCGACCACCGAGATGGAGCCGGTCACCTGGCCCGAGTTCGGTCAGCTGCACCCGTTCGCCCCGGTCGGGCAGGCGGAGGGGTACCTCACGCTCATCACCGAGCTGGAGGAACGTCTCTGCGAGGTCACCGGCTACGACAAGGTCTCCATCCAGCCGAACGCCGGCTCCCAGGGCGAGCTCGCCGGCCTGCTGGCCGTCCGCGCCTACCACCGGGCGAACGGCGACGAGCAGCGCACCGTCTGCCTCATCCCGTCCTCCGCGCACGGCACCAACGCCGCCAGCGCCGTGATGGCCGGCATGAAGGTCGTCGTCGTCAAGACCGCCGACGACGGCGAGGTGGACGCGGCCGACCTGCGCGCCAAGATCGAGCAGTACCGCGACGAACTCGCCGTGCTGATGATCACGTACCCCTCGACGCACGGTGTGTTCGAGGAGCACGTCGCCGACATCTGTGCCCAGGTGCACGACGCCGGCGGCCAGGTCTACGTCGACGGTGCCAACCTCAACGCCCTGGTGGGCCTGGCCAAGCCGGGTCACTTCGGTGGCGACGTCTCGCACCTGAACCTGCACAAGACCTTCTGCATCCCGCACGGCGGCGGCGGCCCGGGCGTCGGCCCGGTCGGTGTCCGGGCGCACCTGGCCCCGTACCTGCCCAACCACCCGCTGCAGCCGACCGCGGGCCCGGAGACGGGCGTAGGCCCGATCTCGGCGGCGCCGTGGGGCTCGGCGGGCATCCTGCCGATCTCGTGGTCGTACGTGCGCCTCATGGGCGGCGAGGGCCTCAAGCGCGCCACCCAGGTGGCGGTGCTGGGCGCGAACTACATCGCCAAGCGCCTGGAGCCGCACTACCCGGTGCTCTACACCGGCCCGGGCAACCTGGTCGCGCACGAGTGCATCATCGACCTGCGCCCGCTGTCGAAGGCGACGGGCGTGAGCGTGGACGACATCGCCAAGCGTCTGATCGACTACGGTTTCCACGCCCCGACCATGTCCTTCCCGGTGGCCGGCACGCTGATGATCGAGCCGACGGAGTCCGAGGACCTCGCCGAGATCGACCGCTTCTGCGACGCGATGATCGCCATCCGCGGCGAGATCGACCGGGTCGCGGGCGGCGAGTGGCCCGTGGAGGACAACCCGCTGGCCAACTCCCCGCACACCGCTGCGGCGCTGGGCGGCGAGTGGAACCACCCGTACAGCCGTGACGAGGCCGTCTTCCCGGGCGGGGTCACGGCGTCGGAGAAGTACTGGCCGCCGGTGCGCCGCATCGACGGTGCCTTCGGCGACCGCAACCTGGTGTGCTCCTGCCCGCCGCTGGACGAGTACGACAACTGA
- a CDS encoding PRC-barrel domain-containing protein yields MQTDIDPRSLIGRKAFDRNGTKIGTVDEVYLDDATGVPEWAAVRTGLFSRDAFVPLEPSEVVDDTLRVPFERSLIKDAPDFGVGRHLSPEQELQLYHHYGLDVSLPSDIRRDFGRLANGDDSA; encoded by the coding sequence GTGCAGACCGACATCGATCCGCGCAGCCTGATCGGCCGCAAGGCGTTCGACCGCAACGGAACCAAGATCGGCACCGTCGACGAGGTCTATCTCGACGATGCCACGGGCGTGCCCGAATGGGCCGCAGTCCGGACGGGCCTGTTCAGCCGGGACGCCTTCGTCCCCCTGGAGCCGAGCGAGGTCGTCGACGACACCCTGCGGGTCCCCTTCGAGCGCTCCCTCATCAAGGACGCCCCGGATTTCGGCGTCGGCCGCCACCTCTCCCCCGAGCAGGAGCTGCAGCTCTACCACCACTACGGGCTGGACGTCTCCCTCCCGTCGGACATCCGGCGCGACTTCGGCCGCCTGGCGAACGGCGACGACTCCGCCTAG
- a CDS encoding DUF5999 family protein, translating to MCQHQPACPSADSADREAAKPLANHPEQGWSLLCNGVLLFEDTGELLPDGQIIAPHRPLAAAQVMKAA from the coding sequence ATGTGCCAGCACCAGCCAGCGTGCCCGTCAGCCGACTCCGCCGACCGGGAGGCCGCCAAGCCGTTGGCCAACCACCCGGAACAGGGCTGGAGCCTGCTGTGCAACGGCGTCCTGCTCTTCGAGGACACCGGTGAGCTGCTGCCGGACGGCCAGATCATCGCCCCGCACCGCCCGCTCGCGGCGGCGCAGGTGATGAAGGCGGCCTAG
- a CDS encoding CPBP family intramembrane glutamic endopeptidase, with translation MGGRSGTAERESDVRAEPEPVVKALHPENGRGVLRTETLLVLALSLGASAFASLISFIGSLTKPGGLKDQAATLNGSHAPGRPWLDLAWQLFGIGTALVPVLLVAHLLTREGVPGLRALGFDRTRPGWDLARGALVAAGIGSAGLAFYLVARSSGANLTVVPEALPDVWWKFPVLILSAVQNAVVEEIIVLAYLLRRLGQLGWSPLAALLASSVLRGSYHLYQGIGGFIGNMVMGVVFVLAYRRWGRVGPLVVAHALLDIVAFGGYALLAGKVGWLPTP, from the coding sequence ATGGGGGGACGAAGCGGAACGGCGGAACGGGAGTCGGACGTGCGGGCGGAGCCGGAGCCGGTGGTCAAGGCGTTGCACCCCGAGAACGGGCGGGGGGTCCTGCGCACCGAGACGCTGCTCGTGCTGGCGCTCTCGCTCGGAGCGAGCGCCTTCGCCTCGCTGATCAGTTTCATCGGCTCGCTGACCAAGCCGGGCGGCCTCAAGGACCAGGCCGCCACGCTCAACGGTTCGCATGCCCCCGGCCGGCCCTGGCTGGACCTGGCCTGGCAGCTGTTCGGCATCGGCACCGCCCTGGTGCCGGTGCTGCTGGTCGCCCACCTGCTGACCCGGGAGGGCGTGCCGGGGCTGCGGGCGCTGGGCTTCGACCGTACCCGGCCCGGCTGGGACCTGGCGCGCGGAGCCCTGGTCGCGGCCGGGATCGGGAGCGCGGGGCTGGCCTTCTACCTGGTGGCGCGGTCGAGCGGGGCCAACCTCACGGTCGTGCCGGAGGCGCTGCCCGACGTGTGGTGGAAGTTCCCCGTGCTGATCCTCTCCGCGGTGCAGAACGCTGTCGTGGAGGAGATCATCGTGCTGGCCTACCTGCTGCGCAGGCTCGGTCAGCTGGGCTGGTCCCCCCTGGCCGCGCTGCTGGCCAGCTCGGTGCTGCGCGGCTCGTACCACCTCTACCAGGGCATCGGCGGCTTCATCGGCAACATGGTGATGGGCGTCGTCTTCGTCCTGGCGTACCGCCGCTGGGGCCGGGTGGGACCGCTCGTCGTCGCGCACGCGCTGCTCGACATCGTGGCCTTCGGCGGGTACGCGCTGCTCGCGGGCAAGGTCGGCTGGCTGCCGACACCGTAG
- a CDS encoding glutamate-cysteine ligase family protein, whose product MGEKVVAGGFDLSDRQKYRRKLHECLEGLERLLAEKRFDRPKNMMGLEIELNLAGADGLPRMVNAQVLERIASQDFQTELGMFNLEVNVLPHRLGGRVFDQLAEELSAGLGYAHRQAAEIDAGVVMIGILPTITRADLVTANLSAVDRYSLLNEQILMMRGEDFVLDIDGVERLTWSTGSIVPEAACTSVQLHLQVTPARFADVWNAAQAVTAVQIAVGANSPFLFGRELWRESRPPLFTQATDTRPPELQAQGVRPRTWFGERWVESAYELFAENVRYFPALLPICDEEEPLRVLAEGGVPSLQELVLHNGTVYRWNRPVYGVADGMPHLRVENRVLPAGPTVADVVANAAFYYGLVRTLADEPRPVWTRLPFAEAEANFDAACRYGIDARLRWPRRGRGGGLASVSAVRLVLDELLPMAAAGLDAWGIEPADRDHYLGIIEERCQRRVNGATWQVDTYHRALASGMGRDAALAAITRRYSELMHKGDPVHTWPVGLADEEVSAPVPVRR is encoded by the coding sequence ATGGGGGAGAAGGTCGTGGCGGGCGGATTCGACCTGTCCGATCGGCAGAAGTACCGGAGGAAGCTTCACGAGTGCCTGGAGGGGCTGGAGCGGCTTCTGGCGGAGAAGAGGTTCGATCGCCCCAAGAACATGATGGGGCTGGAGATCGAGCTGAATCTGGCGGGTGCCGACGGGCTGCCGAGAATGGTGAATGCCCAGGTTCTGGAGCGTATAGCGAGCCAGGATTTCCAGACGGAACTCGGAATGTTCAACCTGGAGGTGAACGTCCTTCCGCACCGGCTCGGCGGCCGGGTATTCGACCAGCTCGCCGAGGAACTGAGTGCAGGGCTCGGCTATGCCCACCGCCAGGCCGCGGAGATCGACGCCGGCGTGGTGATGATCGGCATCCTGCCCACGATCACCCGGGCCGACCTGGTCACCGCCAACCTCTCCGCGGTGGACCGCTACTCGCTGCTGAACGAGCAGATCCTGATGATGCGCGGCGAGGACTTCGTGCTCGACATCGACGGGGTGGAGCGGCTCACCTGGAGCACCGGGTCGATCGTCCCGGAAGCCGCCTGCACCTCCGTACAGCTGCACCTCCAGGTGACGCCGGCCCGGTTCGCCGACGTGTGGAACGCGGCGCAGGCGGTCACCGCCGTACAGATAGCCGTCGGCGCCAACTCGCCGTTCCTGTTCGGGCGCGAGCTGTGGCGCGAGTCGAGGCCGCCGCTTTTCACGCAGGCCACCGACACCCGCCCCCCTGAACTCCAGGCCCAGGGGGTACGGCCGCGGACCTGGTTCGGGGAGCGCTGGGTGGAGTCGGCGTACGAGCTCTTCGCGGAGAACGTCAGGTACTTCCCCGCCCTGCTGCCCATCTGCGACGAGGAGGAACCGCTGCGCGTGCTCGCCGAGGGAGGAGTTCCGAGCCTGCAGGAACTCGTCCTGCACAACGGCACGGTCTACCGGTGGAACCGGCCCGTGTACGGGGTCGCCGACGGGATGCCGCACCTGCGGGTGGAGAACCGCGTGCTGCCGGCCGGCCCGACCGTCGCCGACGTGGTGGCCAACGCCGCCTTCTACTACGGGCTGGTCCGCACGCTCGCCGACGAGCCGCGCCCGGTGTGGACGCGGCTGCCGTTCGCCGAGGCCGAGGCCAACTTCGACGCGGCCTGCCGGTACGGGATCGACGCGCGGCTGCGCTGGCCGCGCCGCGGCCGGGGCGGCGGGCTGGCCAGCGTGTCCGCCGTACGCCTGGTCCTGGACGAGCTGCTGCCGATGGCGGCGGCCGGCCTGGACGCCTGGGGCATCGAGCCCGCCGACCGTGACCACTACCTCGGGATCATCGAGGAACGCTGCCAGCGGCGGGTCAACGGCGCGACCTGGCAGGTGGACACCTACCACCGGGCGCTCGCCTCCGGGATGGGGCGGGACGCGGCCCTGGCCGCGATCACCCGGCGCTACAGCGAGCTGATGCACAAGGGCGATCCCGTGCACACCTGGCCGGTCGGACTGGCGGACGAGGAGGTGAGCGCCCCGGTGCCGGTGCGGCGCTGA